From a region of the Phragmitibacter flavus genome:
- the hisS gene encoding histidine--tRNA ligase produces the protein MAAFQTVKGFRDFLPEDCALRNYIFDRWRAVARGYGFVEYEGPLVEPTDLYKKKSGDEITGQLFNFITKGEEDVSLRPEVTPTLARLVAANQRNFSKPLKWYQIGSCFRYEKPQRGRTREFIQFNVDIVGDTNPANADAELVAFSIDTMLAFGFEEGDFVVRLSNRRLWLDFLLENQIADEHSATFLQIIDKMERAPKDVTAKQLEVIGLSVEQVEAHIKRYLDGEAVEAPDSIFAELKADLTARGLWKFVKIDPGIVRGLAYYTGTVFEVFDLKHNLRAIAGGGRYDNLVGHLSDGAVQMSSCGFAMGDVVLTELINRHEIAKGAAEQWKRRHQAPEVYLVIADDSRRAEALGILQQLRRMGIRVDYALNPAKIGKQFQTAESLNARFAVVVGSEYPLLTVKTLRTRDQMEVSAEQLPDKLAGLLSMPESGPLIA, from the coding sequence ATGGCTGCATTTCAAACCGTCAAAGGCTTCCGCGACTTCCTTCCTGAGGATTGTGCGCTTCGTAATTACATCTTCGACCGCTGGCGTGCCGTGGCGCGGGGTTATGGATTTGTGGAATATGAAGGGCCGCTGGTGGAGCCGACCGATCTCTACAAAAAGAAGAGTGGCGACGAGATCACCGGCCAGCTTTTCAATTTCATCACGAAGGGCGAAGAGGACGTTTCATTGCGTCCAGAAGTGACGCCGACACTGGCCCGGTTGGTGGCGGCGAACCAGCGCAATTTTTCGAAGCCGCTGAAGTGGTATCAGATCGGATCTTGCTTCCGCTATGAGAAACCGCAACGGGGCCGCACGCGGGAGTTCATTCAATTCAACGTCGACATCGTGGGCGACACCAACCCCGCCAATGCGGATGCGGAGTTGGTGGCGTTTTCGATTGATACGATGCTGGCCTTTGGATTTGAAGAAGGCGATTTTGTGGTGCGCCTGAGCAACCGCCGTTTGTGGTTGGATTTTCTTTTGGAGAATCAGATTGCGGACGAACACAGCGCGACGTTTTTGCAGATCATCGACAAAATGGAGCGTGCTCCCAAGGACGTGACGGCGAAGCAGCTGGAGGTCATTGGATTGAGCGTTGAGCAGGTGGAGGCGCACATCAAACGTTACCTGGATGGTGAGGCGGTCGAAGCTCCCGATTCCATCTTCGCGGAACTGAAGGCGGACCTGACGGCGCGTGGTTTGTGGAAGTTTGTGAAGATCGATCCGGGCATCGTGCGCGGGTTGGCCTATTACACGGGCACGGTGTTTGAGGTGTTTGACCTCAAACACAATCTCCGCGCCATTGCGGGTGGTGGTCGCTATGACAATCTCGTCGGCCATCTCAGTGATGGAGCGGTGCAGATGAGTTCTTGTGGATTTGCCATGGGCGATGTGGTGTTGACCGAGTTGATCAATCGGCACGAGATCGCCAAAGGAGCGGCGGAGCAATGGAAGCGCCGTCACCAAGCGCCCGAGGTTTATCTGGTGATTGCGGATGACAGCCGCCGCGCGGAGGCATTGGGAATTTTGCAGCAGCTGCGCCGCATGGGGATCCGGGTCGATTACGCCTTGAATCCCGCCAAGATCGGCAAGCAGTTTCAAACAGCGGAGAGTTTGAATGCCCGTTTCGCGGTGGTGGTTGGCTCGGAGTATCCGTTGTTGACCGTGAAAACGCTGCGCACTCGTGATCAAATGGAAGTCAGCGCTGAGCAGTTGCCGGACAAGCTTGCAGGGTTGCTTTCCATGCCTGAGTCCGGCCCGTTGATCGCGTAG
- the recF gene encoding DNA replication/repair protein RecF (All proteins in this family for which functions are known are DNA-binding proteins that assist the filamentation of RecA onto DNA for the initiation of recombination or recombinational repair.) — MLSQLLVRDFRCFAEAKLALHPATTLLVGNNAQGKTSLLEALCVVLRLQSPRTSTRTDLIRFGTRSCLVEASLGDHQLRFAQSATTRRLAVDNVVCTRSPDYLQSSARVVWMDHSDMLLVRGGAEHRRRYLDFAAAQLNPGYLHALRHYERLLRSRNHLLKRDAVINWRQADAYAVALEEHGHFISQCRAQLAESLTPHVNTAHAALSGGHEIAQIQYQPGFDPNGLAQQLRDARADEERTRTTAAGIHRDDLQLLVNDRPASAFASEGQQRSLSLALKLAQVTTLTQATGSPPLLLIDDVFGELDHTRRRALLNALPQDTQKVITTTSVDWITGDFSPDGWQYHVDKAALGPLVPVGSRL; from the coding sequence ATGTTGAGCCAATTGCTGGTCAGGGATTTCCGCTGTTTCGCCGAGGCGAAGCTGGCCTTGCACCCGGCCACGACCCTGCTCGTCGGCAACAACGCCCAGGGCAAAACCTCCCTCCTTGAGGCCCTTTGCGTCGTGCTGCGCCTGCAATCCCCCCGCACCTCGACACGCACCGACCTGATCCGATTTGGCACCCGCAGTTGCCTGGTGGAAGCCAGTCTCGGCGACCATCAACTGCGTTTTGCCCAAAGCGCCACCACCCGTCGGCTCGCGGTCGACAACGTCGTTTGCACCCGCAGTCCCGACTACCTCCAAAGCAGCGCCCGCGTGGTGTGGATGGACCACTCCGACATGCTCCTCGTCCGTGGCGGCGCTGAACATCGCCGACGTTACCTCGACTTCGCCGCCGCCCAGCTAAATCCAGGCTACCTACACGCCCTGCGTCACTACGAAAGACTCCTGCGCAGCCGCAATCACCTGCTCAAACGCGACGCCGTCATCAACTGGCGTCAAGCCGATGCCTACGCCGTGGCTCTCGAGGAACATGGACACTTCATCTCCCAATGCCGCGCCCAGCTCGCTGAGTCCCTGACTCCCCACGTCAACACTGCCCACGCTGCCCTCAGTGGCGGACACGAAATCGCTCAAATCCAATACCAGCCCGGATTCGATCCCAACGGCCTCGCCCAGCAGCTCCGCGACGCCCGCGCCGATGAAGAACGCACCCGCACCACCGCCGCCGGCATCCATCGCGACGACCTCCAGCTGCTCGTCAACGACCGTCCCGCCAGCGCCTTCGCCTCTGAAGGCCAGCAACGCAGCCTCAGCCTCGCCCTCAAACTCGCCCAGGTTACCACCCTTACACAGGCCACCGGCTCACCTCCCCTTCTCCTGATCGACGACGTCTTTGGCGAACTCGACCACACACGCCGTCGCGCCCTACTCAACGCCCTTCCTCAAGACACCCAGAAAGTCATCACCACCACTTCCGTTGACTGGATCACCGGCGATTTCTCGCCCGACGGCTGGCAATATCATGTTGATAAGGCCGCGCTCGGTCCCCTCGTTCCCGTTGGCTCAAGACTCTGA
- the mreC gene encoding rod shape-determining protein MreC has product MKKGNIIALLLFLAAVAAVFTLKTPQTRAIQTSVMNFLSPFIRGSALAEEQFKSATNTPSDPAQLQREYNNLRQEAEGLRIIAQKYNQVLQENNKFRAMLNYRQQSEYKLTAARVLRRSASNWWSTLVIDKGALDGLVTDSPVITDIGLVGKTGKIAAHTAEVILLTDEECRVAARIEGTQFKGILSGERGDFESRPNLYLRFLDPTLTVTPGTNVYSTGDGGVFPPQLLLGKVKSFQAKDVSGEAIVDSAVNFNLLEDVFVVHVDSMPSSVPSAIPVAE; this is encoded by the coding sequence ATGAAAAAAGGCAACATCATCGCCCTGCTGTTATTCCTGGCTGCGGTTGCAGCCGTCTTCACCCTCAAGACCCCGCAGACCCGCGCCATTCAAACCAGCGTCATGAACTTCCTCTCGCCGTTCATCCGCGGCAGCGCCCTTGCTGAGGAACAGTTCAAAAGCGCCACCAACACCCCTTCAGACCCCGCGCAACTCCAGCGCGAATACAACAACCTCCGCCAGGAAGCGGAAGGGCTGCGCATCATCGCCCAAAAATACAACCAGGTGCTGCAGGAGAACAACAAGTTCCGCGCCATGCTGAACTACCGCCAGCAAAGCGAATACAAACTCACCGCCGCCCGCGTCCTGCGCCGCTCCGCCTCCAACTGGTGGAGCACCCTCGTCATCGACAAAGGTGCCCTCGACGGACTGGTCACCGACAGCCCCGTCATCACCGACATCGGCCTCGTCGGCAAAACCGGCAAAATCGCCGCCCACACGGCCGAAGTCATCCTCCTCACCGACGAAGAATGCCGCGTCGCCGCGCGCATCGAAGGCACCCAGTTCAAGGGCATCCTCAGCGGCGAACGGGGAGACTTCGAATCCCGCCCCAACCTCTACCTGCGTTTTCTTGACCCCACCCTCACCGTCACCCCAGGCACCAACGTCTACTCCACCGGCGACGGCGGCGTTTTTCCTCCCCAACTCCTTCTCGGCAAGGTGAAAAGCTTCCAGGCCAAAGACGTGTCGGGTGAAGCGATCGTCGACTCCGCCGTCAATTTCAACCTTCTCGAGGACGTCTTCGTCGTGCACGTTGACAGCATGCCCTCCAGCGTGCCGTCGGCCATTCCCGTCGCCGAATAA
- a CDS encoding rod shape-determining protein produces MSFFGRFFGFASSDIGIDLGTANTLVYVKDHGIVLREPSVVAVKAGTNEVVAVGDDAKRMLGRTPGNIIAIRPLKDGVIADFKVTEAMLRHFIQKVHNRRGFVRPRVVIAVPSGITEVEKRAVKESAEQAGAREVYLIEEPMAAAIGVGLPVQEAAGNMIVDIGGGTTEVAIISLSGIVYSRSVRVAGDELDEAITNYMKRAYNLMIGERTAEDIKLRIGSAYPLGKETTMDVKGRDMVAGLPKTITITSQEVREAMLEPLNTIIDAVRTTLERCPPELSADLVDRGIMLAGGGALLRGLDKLLQEETALPVHVADDPLSAVGEGCGRVLSEIEFLRKVSTMDN; encoded by the coding sequence ATGTCATTCTTTGGTCGTTTTTTTGGTTTCGCATCCAGTGATATTGGAATTGATCTCGGCACCGCCAACACCCTCGTCTACGTAAAAGACCATGGCATTGTCCTGCGTGAACCGTCCGTCGTGGCGGTCAAGGCAGGCACCAATGAAGTGGTCGCCGTCGGCGATGATGCCAAGCGGATGCTCGGCAGAACCCCCGGCAACATCATTGCCATCCGCCCGCTTAAGGACGGTGTCATCGCCGACTTTAAAGTGACCGAGGCCATGCTTCGCCACTTCATCCAGAAGGTCCACAACCGCCGTGGTTTTGTTCGTCCCCGCGTCGTCATCGCCGTTCCCTCCGGCATTACCGAAGTCGAAAAACGCGCCGTCAAGGAAAGCGCCGAACAGGCCGGTGCCCGCGAAGTTTATCTCATCGAAGAACCCATGGCAGCCGCCATCGGCGTCGGCCTCCCCGTTCAGGAAGCCGCTGGCAACATGATTGTCGACATCGGCGGTGGCACCACCGAGGTCGCCATCATTTCCCTCAGCGGCATCGTCTACAGCCGCAGCGTTCGCGTTGCCGGTGATGAGCTCGACGAAGCCATCACCAACTACATGAAACGCGCCTACAATTTGATGATCGGCGAACGCACCGCTGAAGACATCAAACTGCGCATCGGTTCCGCCTATCCCCTCGGTAAAGAGACCACCATGGACGTCAAAGGTCGCGACATGGTCGCCGGCCTCCCCAAAACCATCACCATCACCAGCCAGGAAGTCCGCGAAGCCATGCTGGAGCCGCTCAACACCATCATCGACGCCGTTCGCACCACCCTGGAGCGCTGCCCGCCCGAGCTCTCTGCTGACCTGGTCGACCGCGGCATCATGCTCGCCGGTGGTGGCGCCCTCCTGCGCGGCCTCGACAAGCTGTTGCAGGAAGAAACCGCCCTCCCCGTCCACGTGGCTGACGATCCACTCAGCGCCGTCGGCGAAGGTTGCGGTCGCGTGCTCAGCGAGATCGAGTTCCTGCGCAAGGTCAGCACCATGGACAACTGA